NNNNNNNNNNNNNNNNNNNNNNNNNNNNNNNNNNNNNNNNNNNNNNNNNNNNNNNNNNNNNNNNNNNNNNNNNNNNNNNNNNNNNNNNNNNNNNNNNNNNNNNNNNNNNNNNNNNNNNNNNNNNNNNNNNNNNNNNNNNNNNNNNNNNNNNNNNNNNNNNNNNNNNNNNNNNNNNNNNNNNNNNNNNNNNNNNNNNNNNNNNNNNNNNNNNNNNNNNNNNNNNNNNNNNNNNNNNNNNNNNNNNNNNNNNNNNNNNNNNNNNNNNNNNNNNNNNNNNNNNNNNNNNNNNNNNNNNNNNNNNNNNNNNNNNNNNNNNNNNNNNNNNNNNNNNNNNNNNNNNNNNNNNNNNNNNNNNNNNNNNNNNNNNNNNNNNNNNNNNNNNNNNNNNNNNNNNNNNNNNNNNNNNNNNNNNNNNNNNNNNNNNNNNNNNNNNNNNNNNNNNNNNNNNNNNNNNNNNNNNNNNNNNNNNNNNNNNNNNNNNNNNNNNNNNNNNNNNNNNNNNNNNNNNNNNNNNNNNNNNNNNNNNNNNNNNNNNNNNNNNNNNNNNNNNNNNNNNNNNNNNNNNNNNNNNNNNNNNNNNNNNNNNNNNNNNNNNNNNNNNNNNNNNNNNNNNNNNNNNNNNNNNNNNNNNNNNNNNNNNNNNNNNNNNNNNNNNNNNNNNNNNNNNNNNNNNNNNNNNNNNNNNNNNNNNNNNNNNNNNNNNNNNNNNNNNNNNNNNNNNNNNNNNNNNNNNNNNNNNNNNNNNNNNNNNNNNNNNNNNNNNNNNNNNNNNNNNNNNNNNNNNNNNNNNNNNNNNNNNNNNNNNNNNNNNNNNNNNNNNNNNNNNNNNNNNNNNNNNNNNNNNNNNNNNNNNNNNNNNNNNNNNNNNNNNNNNNNNNNNNNNNNNNNNNNNNNNNNNNNNNNNNNNNNNNNNNNNNNNNNNNNNNNNNNNNNNNNNNNNNNNNNNNNNNNNNNNNNNNNNNNNNNNNNNNNNNNNNNNNNNNNNNNNNNNNNNNNNNNNNNNNNNNNNNNNNNNNNNNNNNNNNNNNNNNNNNNNNNNNNNNNNNNNNNNNNNNNNNNNNNNNNNNNNNNNNNNNNNNNNNNNNNNNNNNNNNNNNNNNNNNNNNNNNNNNNNNNNNNNNNNNNNNNNNNNNNNNNNNNNNNNNNNNNNNNNNNNNNNNNNNNNNNNNNNNNNNNNNNNNNNNNNNNNNNNNNNNNNNNNNNNNNNNNNNNNNNNNNNNNNNNNNNNNNNNNNNNNNNNNNNNNNNNNNNNNNNNNNNNNNNNNNNNNNNNNNNNNNNNNNNNNNNNNNNNNNNNNNNNNNNNNNNNNNNNNNNNNNNNNNNNNNNNNNNNNNNNNNNNNNNNNNNNNNNNNNNNNNNNNNNNNNNNNNNNNNNNNNNNNNNNNNNNNNNNNNNNNNNNNNNNNNNNNNNNNNNNNNNNNNNNNNNNNNNNNNNNNNNNNNNNNNNNNNNNNNNNNNNNNNNNNNNNNNNNNNNNNNNNNNNNNNNNNNNNNNNNNNNNNNNNNNNNNNNNNNNNNNNNNNNNNNNNNNNNNNNNNNNNNNNNNNNNNNNNNNNNNNNNNNNNNNNNNNNNNNNNNNNNNNNNNNNNNNNNNNNNNNNNNNNNNNNNNNNNNNNNNNNNNNNNNNNNNNNNNNNNNNNNNNNNNNNNNNNNNNNNNNNNNNNNNNNNNNNNNNNNNNNNNNNNNNNNNNNNNNNNNNNNNNNNNNNNNNNNNNNNNNNNNNNNNNNNNNNNNNNNNNNNNNNNNNNNNNNNNNNNNNNNNNNNNNNNNNNNNNNNNNNNNNNNNNNNNNNNNNNNNNNNNNNNNNNNNNNNNNNNNNNNNNNNNNNNNNNNNNNNNNNNNNNNNNNNNNNNNNNNNNNNNNNNNNNNNNNNNNNNNNNNNNNNNNNNNNNNNNNNNNNNNNNNNNNNNNNNNNNNNNNNNNNNNNNNNNNNNNNNNNNNNNNNNNNNNNNNNNNNNNNNNNNNNNNNNNNNNNNNNNNNNNNNNNNNNNNNNNNNNNNNNNNNNNNNNNNNNNNNNNNNNNNNNNNNNNNNNNNNNNNNNNNNNNNNNNNNNNNNNNNNNNNNNNNNNNNNNNNNNNNNNNNNNNNNNNNNNNNNNNNNNNNNNNNNNNNNNNNNNNNNNNNNNNNNNNNNNNNNNNNNNNNNNNNNNNNNNNNNNNNNNNNNNNNNNNNNNNNNNNNNNNNNNNNNNNNNNNNNNNNNNNNNNNNNNNNNNNNNNNNNNNNNNNNNNNNNNNNNNNNNNNNNNNNNNNNNNNNNNNNNNNNNNNNNNNNNNNNNNNNNNNNNNNNNNNNNNNNNNNNNNNNNNNNNNNNNNNNNNNNNNNNNNNNNNNNNNNNNNNNNNNNNNNNNNNNNNNNNNNNNNNNNNNNNNNNNNNNNNNNNNNNNNNNNNNNNNNNNNNNNNNNNNNNNNNNNNNNNNNNNNNNNNNNNNNNNNNNNNNNNNNNNNNNNNNNNNNNNNNNNNNNNNNNNNNNNNNNNNNNNNNNNNNNNNNNNNNNNNNNNNNNNNNNNNNNNNNNNNNNNNNNNNNNNNNNNNNNNNNNNNNNNNNNNNNNNNNNNNNNNNNNNNNNNNNNNNNNNNNNNNNNNNNNNNNNNNNNNNNNNNNNNNNNNNNNNNNNNNNNNNNNNNNNNNNNNNNNNNNNNNNNNNNNNNNNNNNNNNNNNNNNNNNNNNNNNNNNNNNNNNNNNNNNNNNNNNNNNNNNNNNNNNNNNNNNNNNNNNNNNNNNNNNNNNNNNNNNNNNNNNNNNNNNNNNNNNNNNNNNNNNNNNNNNNNNNNNNNNNNNNNNNNNNNNNNNNNNNNNNNNNNNNNNNNNNNNNNNNNCCTCTGACCCTATCTGACCCGTCTTCTGGTCCTATCTGACCCGTCGTCTGTCCTTATCTGGCCTATCCTCTGACCCTATCTGACCCATCCTCTGGTCCTATCTGACCCGTCCTCTGACCCTATCTGACCCGTCTTCTGGTCCTATCTGACCCGTCGTCTGTCCTTATCTGGCCCGTCCTCTCACCCTATCTGACCCATCTTCTGCTTGAACTGAACAGCCTTCTACTAATCTGGAGGAAGGTGTCTGTAAAGGACGTGATGCTCACCATCAGTGGTGCTCTCACAGATGATCCTGCTGAGAATGCTTTGGTTCGGTTTCTGGCTTGTTTGGATGTGAACTTGGACACAGTACTCGCTGTTGGGCTCCAGGTCATTCAGAATCACCCGGGTCTGAGTTACTGCTATCTGTTTAGACTGCAGAATCCAAAGATGAAGTCAGAATCTGAACTAACCTTCAAACCTCATTGAATCCAGATTTAGAGCTGTGCTGTATGAAAAGGTTCCTGTTGGACGCCGTGCATGTAAACAGCTGTTTGGATCCACTCATGAAACTTAAATCATGAAAGAATCAGAGaatcaacaacaaataaaagattctttttaaaagtcaataaatgCACAATGTAGTAACACCAACCAGAGGAACTGTAGCAGTTCCTTCAGAAgtaaaacctgctgctgttacaGTAACTGTCCTGTAGGGGGCAGCAGGGACTCACATCACCGTCAGCTGAGAGTCAAATTCTGTTAATGTGACTTCAGGAAGGTCAGATTTATGAAGCAGGAGAACCTCAGTTTGGCCCAGTTCATGGAAAATGGATCAGCCCTTCCCAGTATGTAGTTCTGGACTGAACCCTTGTACCGAGGTGGACTGAGTTGTCCCTGGTTCTGGACAGAACCCTTGGACCGAGGTGTCTGTGGTTCTGTAACTAAGCAGCATCCAGAGGAAACACCTCACCTTGTCCTTCTGTCCTTTCTTCCAGTAGGTGATGTTGTAGGAGGCTGAGATGAACACATTCCTCAGGGAAGAGTGGCTGAACTTTGGATCTGTCATGCTGACCTCCAGAGTCTGACCGTTGGAAAGAACGGACACCTCCGGGGGACCGATGACGGCTaaagaataacaacaaaataaaacgagaTAAGACTGGAAACTTGTTAGCTCAAAGCTAGCAGTAGAGCGCTTCAAGAGACGACTGTCCAAatcagaaagaggagaaaatgtgGTTTAGATCTGATTAGAGAAGAATCAAAAACATTCTGTGGGAAAATGTTCCAGAAATGACTCTAAGAACGTTTGTTAGATGACCGGACTTACTGTCTTTGTCTGGTGTGATATGGTTACTCTCCACCCACAGTGAGCTCTCTGCTCCCAGCAGGACCTGGACTCTTCCTGTGTAGTTCCCATACTCGGTGATGTTGAAGGAGGTCAGGTCACATTCAGGAGCTGAGATGTTCACGCAACCTTTCCTGTACTCAGAGGCGACGGTGctcctgaaacacaaaacacacaaccgGCATGACCGATGAGACTAAAGAGTTTACATTCACCTGTGTGATGGCATCTGACCTTCAAGTTGTAAAGTTTGACACAAACAGGAGCTGATGGTAATAAGCAGTGATATAATGGCCGCCTCAcgtctgtcagcctgccccggggcagctgtggctacaacaaagctcaccaccatcagtgtgtgaatgtagTGTAAAGAGCtctggggtccttggactatacaagtgcaggtcGATTACCATTTAAAGTCATGAAAGTTCCCATTTTGTCTCTAATTCTGTGGGGGACATTTGGATCTAGATCAGCTCCTTCTGATAGCAGACTAAACATAAAcactttcatgtttttactctctttatggtttattattttattgctttgggttttgtttattcGTCTTTTCCAAGTGTTTTTGGCTCCACTTGTGGGGAAACAACCTCACCATTATTTACATCTTTATTGGAAACTAACTTCCTGGTTCTCAGGTTGTAGTTCTGTATTCACACAAACTTCCTGTATTTTTAACTGTAGTTGAGCATCACAAGTTAGACCTGCACACTTGGACCGGACTCccacacctggaccagtacCTCACACCTGGACCGGCCTCccacacctggaccagtacCTCACACCTGGACCGGCCTCCCACACCTGGACCAGTATCTCACACCTGGACCAGTATCTCACACCTGGACCGGCATCCCACACCTGGACCAGTATCTCACACCTGGACCAGTATCTTACACCTGGACCAGTACCTCACACCTGGACCAGTACCTCACACCTGGACCAGTACCTCACACCTGGACCAGTATCTCACAGCTGGACCAGTACCTCACACCTGGACCAGTACCTCACACCTGGACCAGTATCTTACACCTGGACCAGTACCTCACACCTGGACCAGTANNNNNNNNNNNNNNNNNNNNNNNNNNNNNNNNNNNNNNNNNNNNNNNNNNNNNNNNNNNNNNNNNNNNNNNNNNNNNNNNNNNNNNNNNNNNNNNNNNNNNNNNNNNNNNNNNNNNNNNNNNNNNNNNNNNNNNNNNNNNNNNNNNNNNNNNNNNNNNNNNNNNNNNNNNNNNNNNNNNNNNNNNNNNNNNNNNNNNNNNNNNNNNNNNNNNNNNNNNNNNNNNNNNNNNNNNNNNNNNNNNNNNNNNNNNNNNNNNNNNNNNNNNNNNNNNNNNNNNNNNNNNNNNNNNNNNNNNNNNNNNNNNNNNNNNNNNNNNNNNNNNNNNNNNNNNNNNNNNNNNNNNNNNNNNNNNNNNNNNNNNNNNNNNNNNNNNNNNNNNNNNNNNNNNNNNNNNNNNNNNNNNNNNNNNNNNNNNNNNNNNNNNNNNNNNNNNNNNNNNNNNNNNNNNNNNNNNNNNNNNNNNNNNNNNNNNNNNNNNNNNNNNNNNNNNNNNNNNNNNNNNNNNNNNNNNNNNNNNNNNNNNNNNNNNNNNNNNNNNNNNNNNNNNNNNNNNNNNNNNNNNNNNNNNNNNNNNNNNNNNNNNNNNNNNNNNNNNNNNNNNNNNNNNNNNNNNNNNNNNNNNNNNNNNNNNNNNNNNNNNNNNNNNNNNNNNNNNNNNNNNNNNNNNNNNNNNNNNNNNNNNNNNNNNNNNNNNNNNNNNNNNNNNNNNNNNNNNNNNNNNNNNNNNNNNNNNNNNNNNNNNNNNNNNNNNNNNNNNNNNNNNNNNNNNNNNNNNNNNNNNNNNNNNNNNNNNNNNNNNNNNNNNNNNNNNNNNNNNNNNNNNNNNNNNNNNNNNNNNNNNNNNNNNNNNNNNNNNNNNNNNNNNNNNNNNNNNNNNNNNNNNNNNNNNNNNNNNNNNNNNNNNNNNNNNNNNNNNNNNNNNNNNNNNNNNNNNNNNNNNNNNNNNNNNNNNNNNNNNNNNNNNNNNNNNNNNNNNNNNNNNNNNNNNNNNNNNNNNNNNNNNNNNNNNNNNNNNNNNNNNNNNNNNNNNNNNNNNNNNNNNNNNNNNNNNNNNNNNNNNNNNNNNNNNNNNNNNNNNNNNNNNNNNNNNNNNNNNNNNNNNNNNNNNNNNNNNNNNNNNNNNNNNNNNNNNNNNNNNNNNNNNNNNNNNNNNNNNNNNNNNNNNNNNNNNNNNNNNNNNNNNNNNNNNNNNNNNNNNNNNNNNNNNNNNNNNNNNNNNNNNNNNNNNNNNNNNNNNNNNNNNNNNNNNNNNNNNNNNNNNNNNNNNNNNNNNNNNNNNNNNNNNNNNNNNNNNNNNNNNNNNNNNNNNNNNNNNNNNNNNNNNNNNNNNNNNNNNNNNNNNNNNNNNNNNNNNNNNNNNNNNNNNNNNNNNNNNNNNNNNNNNNNNNNNNNNNNNNNNNNNNNNNNNNNNNNNNNNNNNNNNNNNNNNNNNNNNNNNNNNNNNNNNNNNNNNNNNNNNNNNNNNNNNNNNNNNNNNNNNNNNNNNNNNNNNNNNNNNNNNNNNNNNNNNNNNNNNNNNNNNNNNNNNNNNNNNNNNNNNNNNNNNNNNNNNNNNNNNNNNNNNNNNNNNNNNNNNNNNNNNNNNNNNNNNNNNNNNNNNNNNNNNNNNNNNtccacacctggaccagtacCTCACACCTGGACCAGTACCTCACACTTGGACCGGCCTtccacacctggaccagtacCTCACACCTGGACCAGTACCTCACACCTGGACTGACCCCCTGCATGTTTTCACACTTGTTatattttaatcagaaaaatgttaaattataaGAATCTAAAAACAGTCTGCAGTaggaactttatttattttctgattttctaaATCCGGTATCAATGAGTGACattattaaagtttataaatCTATTCTGTGTTCAagtggaaattatttttaaaacataaatctaGAACTTATCAAGCAAACTGTAATAAATCAGACATTCTAATCACGTACAAGCACTACCAAagaaaaaactggtccatggtCATTCATCTTCTGAGGTTTACTTTTTACTCTATGCTGTCTCGCTTCTTTCTGCTCCCCTAAAAAAAGgtgggaatcaccatggcaacggTCAGAATCTGGGCTTCcatattacccagcatgcatATTTCCATCATGGCCACGCCCCATAGATCCTGAACATCCAGGATTTAGGATTTAACGTcggaaaaacagaacagaaaacaggaagaggtttGAACctgcagtttcaaaataaagctcatagATTCTCTTCAAACTAAGAGTCTGTCCCTGGGTCTTAGAGAAGAAGCTTGATAGATGTTGGAGCTTTTTCTGCTGAAAATTTCTAGTTTTTCTAAATGATAACAGCTTCAGTTTCATCCTGGAGTCAAATAAGCCTCAGAGGTCCGGTTCGGATCAGCAGAACTCAGCAGAACTCACTTGAACTCGGTGGTGTAGATCACTCCCCTGGGGGCTCCATTAGGTGGCTTCCACCTCAGAACCAGGTTCAAGTTGTTGGAGCTCAGCGTGACGTTGGTGGGACCGCCCAGGACTCCTGATACCGCTGAAAAAGTCCATGTCCAAAACCAAAGTTAGTTCTGTTCTTTAAAGGACCTTGccaaagggtcaaaggtcatgtgTTTTATGTCCGTACACAAGCATGAGGACAAAGAAACTCAGTATTTATTGACTTGAACTGTGTGACCAACAGATCGGATCAGAACCACCTGAAACAGCAAGAATAAAATGAATCCGATTTATTGGTCTCAGAAGAGCAGTTGGACCGGGTCGTTCAGATCCAACAGAAGCTCAAAGAGCTGGGAAAGgtcctgctggttctggttctgactccCCCAGACTCTGGACTTCCCTGCCCCCTGACGATCGTCCTGCAGAGTCTTTTAAATGCTGACTTGCAGGTCCTTCAGGTCGTGGTGTTCATTGTTTACGTGTTGGGCTTTGGACCTGACTATTGATGGTTTTCCTCTTTGGTTCTGAACCTCCTTTGGTCAacactgcagcttttaaatgtcCTGTATGAGGACATTTGGTATTTGTACTCATGCCAGAACCCACAGAACCTCAGAGCTTCTTGGGTTTGGGTCTGTGCAGATGCAGAACT
This genomic stretch from Kryptolebias marmoratus isolate JLee-2015 linkage group LG6, ASM164957v2, whole genome shotgun sequence harbors:
- the LOC108251685 gene encoding interleukin-10 receptor subunit beta encodes the protein MSATLCALILTVSALIRAVSGVLGGPTNVTLSSNNLNLVLRWKPPNGAPRGVIYTTEFKSTVASEYRKGCVNISAPECDLTSFNITEYGNYTGRVQVLLGAESSLWVESNHITPDKDTVIGPPEVSVLSNGQTLEVSMTDPKFSHSSLRNVFISASYNITYWKKGQKDKSKQIAVTQTRVILNDLEPNSEYCVQVHIQTSQKPNQSILSRIICESTTDEQSLWVETGIVLVIMVVALVLVVLVMRNWRNISQFLFPKEALPQHFKDPHALLAKPRSSVYLVSSKPVEEFNQVRVVAAEEGRLLEEAGSVCSRQPEGGEGDGDVEKLKEEQTAELLPVDLISS